The DNA segment AGCAGGGCCAAGCGAAAGATCATTACAAGAAATTAATGCCGATTTATCCAAAGCAGAAATGAGAATACGTTGGTATTTAGGTGACAAAGGGCCTATTGAGGGAACGGAAAATGATTTGGAAGATATTAGAAGCGAATGGGTGACGTTCGGGTTTTAATACACTCAATTCTATCTCTAGAGGGCAGTACTCTGCTCTCTAGTTCTTCTATAATTTATGACTCAACACTATTCACATTCCAAGAAATATGGAAAATACTGACAAATTAATATCACCGAATGAGGATCGCTTCAATTATGTCTGTGATTTTATTCGTAAAGTTGGAAAGGCAGCCCATCGGTATGGGTCTACATCCATACAATTAGAATCTTATTTAACGAACTTGACGAATAGCTTAGGCTATCAAGGTATAATAAAGGTAACTTCCAATGAAATTATCTTTAGTTTTCAGCTCGATAAACATAGTCATCCTTTGTTATATTTAGACCTTTTGGAACCTTCTGACTTCAATATGCATCGTTTATCATTAATAGAGCATTTAATACAAGATGTGATAGATCAAAAAGTAGAGTTAGCGGTAGCAATAAATCAACTTTTAAAGATAGAAGAAGCTGTATCACCTTGGGGAATCATCCCTTTAGCTTTGAGCTTTTCGGTTGCTGGAGGAAGTTTTGCGTTAATGCTTTCTGGTAGTTTAGCTGATGTGATATTATCTGCAGTTCTTGGTTTAGTTGTATTCGTTTTACAACCTGTCATTAGTCAATATGGAGGAAAAAAGGCATCAAAATGGTCCCCTATTATTACATCTTTTATAATTGGTGTATTAACCGCAACTGCAAAAATATATTGGCAAGAAATTAATATTGTTACTTCAACAGTCAGTGCTTTAATCATTTTGATTCCGGGTTTTAGTATAAGTATTGGCTTAATTGAGGTTTTTAATAATCATGTCCTCTCTGGATGGTCCAATATCATGAATGGTCTCCTTTATCTTGTCAAACTTTTTGTGGGTACTTGGTTAGGTGTGTTATTAATCTCTACTGTTCACCAATTACCTGTTACTAACGAAAGTACTCCAATAGATATAGTTTACCTCTACTCAATGTTGCCATTTATTCTTTTGGCACTTTGTATCGTTTTCCAGATTTCTAAACAACATTTATTGGCTGTCTGCCTTATTTGTTTGAGTTCTCTTCTCGGTATGGTTGGAGGGAGTATATTACTAGGGACAAACTTTGGGAATTTTATAGGTACGGTTTTACCTGTGGTACTCTCAAATATTTGGAGTAGAAAAACTAGGCAACCAAATTCTATCCCTTTGCTCCCATCATTAATGCTTATTGTTAGTGGAAGTATTGGTTTCAGAGGGTTAGCCTACTTTTCATTAGGGGAAATTATCGCCGGACAGCAGAGTGTTGTACAAATGTTTATTGTTGCCGTAACCATGGGAGCAGGAATCTTGGTGGGAAATACCTTATCTAGAACTTCAATTAGTCTATAACTCTTTATTCGCTTTTTTCCATTCTAAGAGATATAAAAAGGCTGTGGACTGATGAGGATGCCAATGATCAATAATAGTTTTCATTTGTGCTTTCAAACGAGATTTAGAATCCAATTGATAAAGGGACGTCATGATTTGTTTGATATGAAAGTCGTCCAATGAAAAGATATTTGGTCTATTGAGTGTATACAATAAAATCATATCAATAGACCATTTTCCTATTCCTTTAATTTTTGAAAGTTCATGTACTACTTCTTCATCAGAGCACTGATGCCAAGGAATATTATTTTCAGTCCAAAACTCAATTACGTTAGCAATAGTGGAAAATTTACGCTCAGATAATTTGGCATCTTTCAAAGCCTGATCTTCAAAAATGGAAAAATTCTCAGGAGTGAGTTCTTGTAAATCCGCTTTATCTAATAACTTTTTGAACTGTTTTTTTGTACTTCTATAATGAATCTGTTGTTCGATGACACAACTTAGTAAATCATTAAATACATTATTTGTCGTACAAATTATTGGATCATTTACTATTGGTATGATCTTTTGTAAAACTGGATCGCAACGCATTAAGAACTTTTTCCCTTCGACAATCATTCGTATAAATGTGTTTTTTCCAAAAAGTAACAAGAAAAGCCAGTTATTGTTTTCCTTTGAGGTACTTTTGGGGCAATGGCTTTCCTTCTACCTCGTTGGTCCAGAGAATATTTACAATCCACCATCGGTTTTCCATTTGTACCAATTGATAGCTTGTAATTCCCCTACCACTTTCTCCTTCAGAATCTTTAGCTTTAAAACTCTGAAATACCTGAGCCATGCCGTTGTATTGATCAATTACCCGATGAATTTCTTTTTCAGAATACCCTTCTTCGTAATAAGGATCTGTAATCAGTTCTAGGAAATCATTTAAAGTGACCGTTTCAGCATATGCAGAATCAGTTTCATTCATCAAAATAGTTAACTGAGCTGTGGGTATAAATAAATTTCTTACCGCGGCTGTATCCATTTTATCTCCTTTTTTGAGAGATATTTGGGTAAGTAATTCTGTTATTACTCCATCTATGGTTTGGAGATTACTTTGAGCAGAGCTGTGAACACTCCATTGAAGTGCAATTAAGAAGAGAGATAAACGTAACATGTGCTTTTTGTTTATTATTCTTGACACTAAACAATTGAATTAGTTGCAATTATACATCACAAAAGCAGAAAATAGTTCAATTAATTGACCATTTGACGGTATTCATTTGGGCTCATTGACGTCTTCTTTTTAAAGATCTTACTGAAATATTGAGGGTATTCAAAGCCTAAAGAATAGGCAATTTCAGAAGCACTATTCTTAGAGTTTAATAACCTGTTTTTTGCTTTTTCTATAATGAAATGATGAATATGATCTTGAGTACTTTGGCCGGTCTCCTTTTTTAATAAATCACTTAGGTATTTTGGTGATAAGTTCATTTGTTCTCCACAATATTGTACAGAAGGTATGCCTAATTCCAGCTGTTTTTCATCTTTATAATATTGCTTTAAAAAAGTTTGGAAATCTGCTACAGTATCCTGATTTAAATTCGATCGAGTATAGAACTGACGATCATAAAATCTCACACAATAATTCAATAAAAGTTCGATATTACT comes from the Flammeovirga agarivorans genome and includes:
- a CDS encoding threonine/serine exporter family protein, which codes for MENTDKLISPNEDRFNYVCDFIRKVGKAAHRYGSTSIQLESYLTNLTNSLGYQGIIKVTSNEIIFSFQLDKHSHPLLYLDLLEPSDFNMHRLSLIEHLIQDVIDQKVELAVAINQLLKIEEAVSPWGIIPLALSFSVAGGSFALMLSGSLADVILSAVLGLVVFVLQPVISQYGGKKASKWSPIITSFIIGVLTATAKIYWQEINIVTSTVSALIILIPGFSISIGLIEVFNNHVLSGWSNIMNGLLYLVKLFVGTWLGVLLISTVHQLPVTNESTPIDIVYLYSMLPFILLALCIVFQISKQHLLAVCLICLSSLLGMVGGSILLGTNFGNFIGTVLPVVLSNIWSRKTRQPNSIPLLPSLMLIVSGSIGFRGLAYFSLGEIIAGQQSVVQMFIVAVTMGAGILVGNTLSRTSISL
- a CDS encoding DNA-3-methyladenine glycosylase family protein, encoding MIVEGKKFLMRCDPVLQKIIPIVNDPIICTTNNVFNDLLSCVIEQQIHYRSTKKQFKKLLDKADLQELTPENFSIFEDQALKDAKLSERKFSTIANVIEFWTENNIPWHQCSDEEVVHELSKIKGIGKWSIDMILLYTLNRPNIFSLDDFHIKQIMTSLYQLDSKSRLKAQMKTIIDHWHPHQSTAFLYLLEWKKANKEL